AACCATCCTTTTTCATCAGAATCCCTTGGTTTACCTGGCTTTTTTATTGGTTCCTGTGAGTGCCTGGATTCTTTTTAAGACTCAATTTGGATTAAATTTAAGAGCCGTTGGTGAACATCCTCGGGCCGCAGATACGCTGGGAGTCCCGGTGGAGAGAATGAGATATATCGCAGTGATGCTGGGAGGGATCTTCTCCGGTCTGGGAGGTTGCTTTTTAACCCTGGCCCAGCTAAATCGATTTACCGACAATATAACTGCCGGACGTGGGTTTATTGCCATTGCAGCAGTTATTTTTGGAAAATGGAATCCTTACGGTGTTGCCGTTGCAACACTTCTTTTCGGAATCGCCGATGGACTTCAATTAAGACTTCAAGCCCTGGGTACCAGGCTTCCTTATCAGTTTCTCTTGATGCTCCCATATCTCTTAACCATTGTGGCCTTGATTGGAATCGTGGGAAAATCAAAACCCCCGGCGGCTCTGGCGGTTCCCTATCAAAAGGATAATTAACCATCAGCCATCAACAATTAACAATCAGCAATTAACAAATTTTTGTTTATTGCTCTTTGTTCATTGTTCCCTGAGTAAAGATGCGTCTTAATATCGTCATCTTTGTTTGTGGAGGCGTACTCATGGCTTTAGAGATCGTAGGAAGCCGGGTACTGTCGCCACATTTTGGAAGCTCTATCTATGTTTGGGGAAGCTTAATCTCCGTGTTTCTAGCAGCTTTGACGACCGGATACTTTTTAGGTGGAAAGGTAGCAGATCGGAGTCCACGCCTACAAAGTCTGGGACGGATCATCTTCCTGACCAGCTTTGTCATCTGGGCTATTCCCCTCTTTTCAGTTCAAATCATTACTTTTTTAATCAATATGGGATTGGGAGTTCGATTTGCCCCTTTGATGACCTGTCTTCTTCTCTTTTTTTTACCCAGTATGTTGTTGGGCATGGTTTCCCCTTATGGAATCCGGCTGGCAGCCGTAGAAGTTGCAACCATGGGAAATGTATCCGGAACTCTCTACGCCATCTCTACGGCGGGAAGTATTGCAGGAACACTGCTGACCACCTTCGTTTTAATTCCTCTGATACAGGTCCGAACCATTTTTTATAGCTTAGGAGCCGCTCTGATCCTCATTTCACTCCTTACCTTGAAACGAACTACCCCCATCCAGGCTACGGTACGCACAGCTATTCTGATCATAACCTGGTTTTTCTTCCAGGAGCTACCAGAACCCAGTATTATTTCACCGGATTTTGGCGAGGTTATTTATCAACGGGATACAGCCTATCATCGGGTTTTTGTAACTCAAAACGATCAATATCGCTTCCTGCGATTTGATCGCACCTGGCAAAGCAGTATGGATATCCGGGATCCTTACCGGTCAAAGTTTACCTACCCCGATTATTTTCAACTTGCCTGGATTTTTAAACCGGATATTCAAAAAGTTCTGATTATCGGTATGGGGGGTGGGGCTGCTTCCAAAAAATTTTATAAAGATTACCCTCACGTGAGGGTGGAAAATGTGGAAATCGATCCCGTGGTGGCAGAAGTTGGAAAGAAGTATTTTTATATCCCTGAAGACACCAGATCCCAAATCTTTATAGAAGATGGTCGGGTTTACGTGGTACGAAACCAGGGCCCCTACGATTTAATCATTCTGGACGCTTTCTTTGGTGAAACCATGCCTTTTCATCTGATGACCATCGAATTCTTTCAAATGGTCAAAGAGCGGTTGACCCCCCAGGGGGTTATCGCCGTTAACTTTCTGGGAGCATTAGGGGGTAAAAAAAGCCAGCTTTTTCGATCCTTTTTTAAAACCCTCAGTATGGTTTATCCCCAGGTTCTGGTCTTCCCGGAAGACTGGGAACCCGGAGACGATATGGAATTAGAGGGAAATTTGATTATTTTTGCTACCTTAAGGCCCGACCATCTCTCCAAAGATCAGATCGTCCAGACGGCAAAGAAGTTAAAATCTGGATTCGTTAAGGTACCCCGGCTAGATGAATTTGCCGAGAAGCTCTATACAGCAAGGATTGAAACGAAGGATGTTCCCATCCTGACAGATCAATACGCCCCGGTAGAAGCCCTTCGACAATTATAAGAAAAAAACTCTTAATAGATCTGAAAAAGATCCCCTCCGGGATAACTTAGTCTGGCATTCTTTTTGCTGTAATAAAAGAAGAAGATAGGACCCTAAGGAATCTAAAGAAATCCTGGTTAGGGATCATAGAGGTACTTAATACGCAAAGTTATTATCCTTTCTCATTCCTCAAGGCTTCTTATTCTTATATGTTTTCGTAAAAAATCTTTAGGAGGAGAAATCGTAGAGGGTGCCTTTATGATCAAAGGGTTACCAAGGGAGAGAAAAGGTATGAGAAGCTATGGAATCCTCTTATTAGGAATTCTTTTCCTTTCTTCTTTAGGAAGTGTCCCCTTTGTTGAAGCACGCACTTCGCAAGTTACCGTAGTGAAAGTTAAAAAGGCGCCCCGTTATTCAAGGGCGACCATTGCAAAGGCGCAGGCGCTTCTCAAGGCCCAGGGGTATTATACAGGACCCATCAATGGGATTATGACCCCTGCAACCCGAGCGGCCTTAAAGTCTTATCAGAGGCGGCACTATCTTACGGTAACCGGATATCTCAACAAAGAGACGATTCGATCCATGAAACTCGATCTGCGATCCTAGCCTTTGGCTTTCCAAAGGCGAAATACGGGAATGGGTAGGAAAAGATAGAGGATCTGATTTTCTACGGGAGATCCTATATTTTCTTCTGGACCATTTCCGGGAGATGAATAAAAAGTACAGGAGGTATCAAGTATGAAAAAAAGCGTTTTTATGTTGGCATTAACCCTCTTTCTTTCTTCCCTGGGGAGTAGTCTATGGGCTGCGGAACCATCTGGCCAAACGGTTCCCATGATGGGTGAAGAAAAGATGAATCTTTCCAGGGCAGATATCAGGAAGGTCCAAGAAATTTTGAAGTCTGAAGGATTCTACACCGGACCTGTGGATGGGATTGTGGGACCTTCCACCCGATCGGCGCTCCAAGAATATCAACGTCAACACAATCTTCTTATTACCGGACGTATCGATGAACAGACTATTCAGAGCATGAACCTCTCTATAACTCCCAAAGCCGGTACAGAGGCAAGGGAAGAGGGTCATAAAAAGGAAGGTGGGGCGGTTTCCACACTTAAAAACATTGGAACTACCATTAAAGAAGGAGCGGTAACAGGTGGAAAAGCCGTAGGAAAAGCAGCCAAGGGAGTAGGAGAGGAAATTTCCGATGCAACCATCACTTCGGCCATCAAGACCAAGTTTGCCAGCGATGACCAGATAAAAGCTCTGGATATCGATGTGGATACCGAAAACGGTGTTGTAACCCTCACCCCCCATGTTCCGGGAGTAAATATGGATAGAGCCGTAGAAATCGCAAGAAACACGCCAGGAGTTAAAGAAGTTCGAGTTAAACCCGTCGAAAGACGATAAGAATAACTCTGGAAAGGAGGTAAATCTCTACCTCTTCTACCCTTTCTACGTTGAACCTCACAGGTCTCCCCTCTTCCCCCGTTCCTAAAGCTTCGGGAGAGGAGGTTCACCGGAAGCTGGCCCCCTAAACCTTCTCGCTCCCCTCTCCCCCATCCCTTCCCTCCCCGTGGACGGAGAGGGAAGGGATGGGGGAAAGGAGCCGGGCGTGAGGGTAGAAAGGTACAAAGTATGACACTGAAAAAAAATCTTTACTTCTTAGTCCACAAGAAGTAAATCCTTTATAAGTTATAATACAGGTTAGAGGGCGGCCCTGAAGCCGCCTTTTTCTTTCCAGGGAGGATTTAGAAGCCTTTAGTAATTGTAACAATTTAGTAGATGGAAAAAGAAACACCCCCTGACCCCCCCCCCCTCTAATCCCCCCGTATACGGGGGGCTGGGGGACTGACGTGGGGTTGCTGCTGAAGTCCCCCTGGAAGGGAACACCTCCCCCAGTCCCCCCTCGAGGGGGGATTGGGGGGGGTTTAGACAGAAGAAAAAGTAACACCTACTAAATTGTTACAGGTACAAGCCTTTATTGTAGATTGTATTTGTAAATAGAGCTGCTATAATATAGTCAAAAGGGAATACTGTTTCCCTGTGGAACCACGGCATAAGCCGTGGAGATAGACCCTGCAGTTGCCTTGTTTAAGGGTAGTCCAGGAATTGCCCTCAGGGGTAACCCGGTAACATTTTCATAGTGAATAGATAGACAGGTCTCTTTTTATGGGTAAAGCCGATTTTCATTCGATTTGGAAATACAAACTGGGACCGGTATTAGGCTTCGCCCTTCTCAGTTGCGGGTTCTTTTGGTTTAAGGCGGGAGAGAAAAGTATTTGGGCCAAAGATATCGAAGGTATGCGGGCGGAGGTCGTGCGGGAAATGGTGACTTTGGGAGACTGGCTTATTCCCCATCTTAACGGAGAAATCCTGGTCACCAAACCCCCCTTTTATTTTTGGCTGGCCGGTTTTTGCTCTCTTCTCTCAGGAGAGGTCACCGAATATACCCTGAGTCTTCCTTCCGTCATCGGTGGATTTTTGGGTCTGGTATGGACTTTCCTCATTGGGCTCCAACTTTTTAATTATCGCATTGCCTGGTTATCCGCTCTTATATTGGCTACCAGCCCTTTGTATATCCTTATGTCACGCTCCATCAACCTGGATATGACCCTGGCCTGGTTAACAACGGCTACCCTAGGATGTTTTCTACTGGGATTTCAAAGCCAGGGAAAATCCGGTAGCCGATATTATCTTTGGGCCTTCGTGTTTATGGGATTAGCCACCATGACCAAAGGACCTGTCGGAGTCATGATTCCAGGGATTCCCATTCTGGGTTATTTAGGATGGAGGTTGATTTGGAAACAGGAGGTGGCAGAGAGTAAATCAGAGGAGGATGGCAAAAAGCAAAGGGTCGAGGAGAGTTTGTTGCGGAAACGACCCTTTACCCTTTGCCCCTGGCGGACTATTTTAATAGGAATCGGGATTTTCCTGCTTATAACCTTACCCTGGGCCATCCTGGTCTATTTCCGAGTACCTAACCTTGGAGAAATCCTTTATCTGGAAACCCTCTTTCGCTATGCACGTCCCAATTATCAGAATGCCAAACCTTTTTATTTTTATTTTATCGCCTTGCTGGAAGCCCTGGCTCCCTGGTCCTTATTTTTGCCGGCTGGGTTCCTGGCTATCGGGGAGAAATACAAAGCCAAATCCTACCCTTCTACCTCCTTACCTTCTGCCCTTGTTTTCCTTCTCCTTTGGATCTGGCCTAGTTTTTTTATATTTTCTATAACCAGCACAAAGCGAGACTACTACCTTCTTCCTCTCTGTCCGGCCCTGGCTTTATTGGTTGCATGGATCTGGGATAACTATCTGACCGGTCAGGCTTCTGAGAGACAACAAAAACTTTTCTCTTTCGCAATCCTCAGCATTGCAGGTATTTTTCTCTTAGGACCTATGGGGATCCTCATCTTTGTTTATCTCTTTTTCCCAGATCTGGTTAAGATAGCCCTTGTTCTATGCCTCATATATGCTGTTTTGAGTAGTTTCCTCCTTATTCTGTTCCTTAAATCAAAAAATTCAAAAACCCATTTTCTCCGATTTCGAGGGTCCCTTGTCTTCTCTGTAATTATACTGGCCCTTGCCGTTGGTTGGGGAACCTGGTTTACCGTAGGCCTTCCAAAAATGGATTCTTTGAGAACCCGTAAGGAGTTCTTTCGTGAGGTGGCCTCCCGGGTTGGTTCTCACCGTCTGGTCAATTACCGATACAATGGATACGATCTTCAGTTTTATGTCAAACGAATAGTTCCTATTATTCAAGAGCCTGCTCAACTTTATGAACTTCTAAAATCGTCCGATTCGGTTTACATTATTATGGAAGATACCCATTTTAATTCTCTTAAACTAGAAGGATTCAAAACGATTCTGATCCGTGACCGAAGGGATCCGATTAATCCTCAAAAGGTCAGACGAATGGTTTTAATATCCAATTAGCCCATGGTTTATTGTCCGTTGTTTGCTGTTTCAAAGTCGTAACCTTTGGACAGGCCTGATCTGGCTTTGATTGCTCCACGCAGGTTACGGCAGCCCCATGTACGGGCGGAAGGCCTTCCGCCCCTACGGACAATGGACAAAGGGAAATCCCTATGTATAAAATTCCCTGCGATATCGTGACCGGTTTTTTAGGAAGTGGAAAGACGACGCTTCTGAAATATGTACTGCAACACGGCCTCAACAACCGCCGGGTAGCCATTGTCATGAACGAATTGGGTGATCTGGGGGTGGATGGAAAAGTAATCAAAGATCTGGAAGCGGTTGAAAAGTTGGTAGAACTGGATAACGGCTGTATTTGCTGTTCCATTGGATTTCGCTTTGCCCTGGCCATACAGGAAATTGTTGAAACGACAAATCCAGAACTGATTATCATCGAAACCACCGGCGTCGCCGAACCCCAACCCCTCCTTCAAGAGTTGGGGGTTGCCGGTCTTACCCTGGATGCGGTGATCACGGTTGTAGATGCAGAAAATCTGTTGGGGATTCATTCTCAAAGCGTGGTTACGGAAAAACAGATTGAAGCAGCCGATTTTATCGTTCTGAACAAGATCGACCTGGTTGATGAAAAACACCTCCGTAAAGTTGAAAAGTATCTTCAAAAACTGAATGACCGGGCGCTTCTTCTACCTACTTCCTATGGTCAGGTTAAAACCGATCTTTTATTCGGTACGAGCGTACGGAATTATCGGGAAAAACTTCGTACCTCCCCATCGGGTCCCCATACAGAAGGCCACTCCCATCTGGAACAGGACGAAATCTCCGCTTTCATCTATAAGGGTGAGAACCTTCTGGAACGTAAAAAGTTCGAGCGTTTTCTCTCCGAGTTACCTTCCCATGTCTATCGGGCTAAGGGATTCATGAAATTCATCAACGAAAGCATGCCGTCCCTGTTTAACTACACCTGCGGACGGTTTGATTTTAATTGGTATACCTTGAAAGACGGGGATCAGATCAAACCTCAAGCTGTATTCATCGGGAAGAATATCCATCTCGTTAAGGAAAAAATACTTAAAAACCTGGAAAAATGTGAGATCCGAGCCTGAACTGCCTGGAAATTTTTTCTTCCCGGGGTTTAGATACTATCCTGAGCTTCATCTCTACAAAATATAACAGGGTCTTGTAGGGATTTGGTAACTGCGCCCCTACAACCCGTAGGGGCGGAAGGCCTTCCGCCCGTATATTGAATGTCTACATTATCTTAAAAAAGGAGTAGGATGCTGCATGGTCTGGCATGCAAACCCCAGCCTCCCCTACCCATATAAGAGTATAAACCCATCGGGTTTTATGGTTGATGAGGGTTGAATTGGAAAAACGAGAGTCTAAAAATTAGACGTTTCTTCCTAAAAGGTATTCTCTTCTTTTAAAAAAGAAACTTCCCTAAAAAGGAAAGTAAAAAATTGTCAGATTATAGGTCTGAAAGTTAGACCTTTTCTTTATCAGGCCCTCCGTTACGAACTATATTCTGGTTCTTCGCCTACCCTCTGGATGGTTCAAACTTTTGGCTCCCATTTTATAAGGTGGTACTTGAATTGCAAAAGGAAGTAGTTACATAACTCACAAGAGTTTAATTAGAGTACGGGCGGAAGGCCTTCCCCGCCCGTACAAGGTATCTGTTTCGGTGAAAATCTCAAATATTTTCTGTGTGAAATCCACGGTGTTGATAACATCTGACCCTATGATTAAAGAACAACAAAATTATAAAGAAATGAAGGCTGACTACAAGGATGTGAAGAAACCGTCCTCTGCTGGTTAAAAGCCGAGATATTTTGGTGGGAATTTGATAAGGAATATGCAGAATCGACCCAATTTCTTAATCAAGAAAGGAATAATCCATGAGAGTATTAGTCACAGGGCATAAAGGTTATATTGGAATGGTGATGGTTCCTATGCTTCTAAAGGCGGGGCATAGGGTAGTAGGATTAGATACGAATTTTTACGAGACATGCACGTTTGGAAGTGACGTTGACCTCGTTCCAGAAATAAGAAAGGATCTGCGGGATGTAGAAGCATCTGATCTGAAAGGTTTTGATGCAGTTATTCATTTAGCTGCGTTATCCAACGATCCGCTGGGAGATTTAAACCCGGACTTAACTTACGATATCAATCATAAAGCAACGGTTCGTTTGGCTGAGATAGCCAAACAAGTTGGGATTTCCCGCTTTCTTTTTTCCTCATCCTGTAGTAATTATGGGGCTGCTGGGGATGCTTTACTGAATGAAGAAGCCCCTTTTCATCCGGTTACCGCCTATGGAATTTCAAAAGTACGTGCCGAACAAGACCTGGTAAAGCTGGCCGACGATAATTTCTCCCCCATCCTTCTCCGTAGTGCAACGGCTTACGGGGTATCCCCTCGTTTACGCCTTGATGTGGTTCTCAACAATCTGACAGCTTCCGCTTTCATAACCGGTAAAATCTTTTTGAAAAGTGATGGGACTCCCTGGCGACCTATTGTTCATATTGAGGATATTTCTCGTGCCTTCCTGGCTGTACTCCAGGCCCCCCGTGAACTTGTACATAATCAAGCATTTAATGTCGGCAGACCAGAAGAAAATTATCGTATTCGTGAGATAGCAGAGATAGTTAAACAAACGATTCCCCATTGTTACATTGAATTTGCAAAGGATGCAGGCCCGGATAAACGATGTTACCGGGTAGATTCCGGTAAACTGATCCGTACCCTACCTGAATATAAACCCCAGTGGAATGCCAGACAGGGAGCCGAACAACTTTATAAAGCTTACCAACAAGTCGGACTGACGATCACAGACTTTGAAGGTCCAAAATACAAACGAATTGATCAGATTAAGAAACTGATCCATGAGGGCCGATTAGACGAGAACCTGCGCTGGCGTGATAAATAGGAGGAATTTTGTGATGATAAATATTCCGAGTTGTAGATTTTGTGGTTTTGGTTTACGTCACATCTTTGTGGATTTAGGAATGCTTCCTCTTTGTGAAAGTTATATAAGCGAGGATCAACTCAACCGGATGGAGCCGTTCTATCCCCTCCATCCCTACGTCTGCGAGCGTTGTTTTCTGGTTCAACTGGAGGTCTATGTAGCTCCTGAAGAAATATTTTCGGAATATGCCTATTTCTCATCCTATTCGGATAGCTGGGTCCAGCATGCCAAACAATATGTAGAAATGATTACGAAACGGCTTGGGCTGAATGACCGGAGTTTAGTCATAGAGCCGGCCAGTAACGATGGCTACCTGCTTCAACACTTTGTGGCTATGGGGATACCGGTTCTGGGAATCGAACCTGCAGCTAATGTTGCCAAAGCCGCCATAGCTAAAGGAGTTCCAACGCTAGTTAAGTTCTTCGGGGAGGAATTAGCCCGTGAATTGCTCGCCGAAGGTAAACAGGCCGATCTCTTAGTGGGTAATAATGTATTAGCTCAGGTACCCGATTTGAATGATTTCGTGAAGGGCCTGAAAGTACTCCTTAAACCCCAGGGCGTTATTACCCTGGAGTTCCCCCATCTCATGCGCCTGGTGGAGGAAAATCAATTCGATACGATTTACCACGAACATTTCTCCTATTTTTCCTGGTTTACCACCGAAAAGATATTTGCAAAACATGGATTGAAGCTTTTTGATGTGGAAGAACTCCCGACCCATGGTGGTTCGTTAAGAATCTATGCCTGTCACGCAGGGAACTCTGCTCAATCTGTAAGTGAGAGGGCCAGGGAACTTAAATCTAGAGAAGAAGCCGCCGGAATTACCCATCTGACCTATTATACTTCCTTTGCCGAAAAAGTGAAGGAAACCAAGCGTAAACTCTTAGAACTCCTGATCGGTATCAAACGATCGGGAAAATCTATTGTCGGATACGGCGCTCCGGGTAAAGGAAATATTTTATTGAACTACTGTGGTATCCGATCTGATTTTCTGGATTATACCGTGGATCGTAACCCTTATAAACAAGGTAAGTTTTTACCGGGAACCCATATTTCTATCTTTCCGCCGGATAAAATCAAGGAGACTCAACCGGATTACGTGATGATCCTACCCTGGAATTTCAAAGACGAAATTATGGAACAGATGGCGTACATACGGAATTGGGGAGGTCAATTCCTTGTACCTATCCCCGAGCCAAGGATTTATCCATGATTTTTAAGCCAACAAAACTCAAAGGTGCTTACCTTATCGAGCTGGAAAGACGAGAAGACGAGCGTGGCTTTTTTGCCCGTTCCTGGTGCCGGCGGGAGTTTGAAGCACATGGGCTCAATCCAAGATTGGTACAGTGTAACATCTCTTTTAACAAGAAAAAGGGTACCTTGCGGGGAATGCACTATCAAGCTCCCCCCTATCAGGAGGCTAAATTGATTCGATGTACTGCCGGAGCTATCTACGATGTGATTATCGATTTACGTCAGAACTCCGAAACCTATAAGGAATGGATTGCTGTGGAACTCACGGCAGAGAATCGCAAAATGTTATACGTACCGGAAGGTTTTGCCCATGGATTTCAGACTTTGATGGACAATACCGAAGTGTTTTATCAGATGTCCGAATTTTACATGCCCCTCTACAGCCGGGGGATACGTTGGAATGATCCCCAGTTTAAGATTATCTGGCCTGAAACCGAGGAACGCATCATCTCGTTAAAGGATCAAACTCATCCAGATTTTGAAGTGGGCAGATAAAATAAACCTATGGGGCTACGGGTAGAACAAATCATGGATTCGTCTCAGGTAAAACCTGGTCCACCGTAGGGCGTAGTAAGGGCGGAAGGCCTTCCGCCCGTACATGTAAGGCCTGGGAACCGAATCTGTTAGAAAAATGGATATAGCTCAACTTACTGCGATTTTAAAACCTGACGAAATCGGTCAAGAGATGTATCACCTCATCTCTGAGTTGTATCCTATCTGCCGGAGTATTACGGGAGATGGTTTCCGACAGACCCTGCAGATAATTAAAAATTACATTCCCTTAAACAGGTATGAAGTTCCAACCGGGACTCAGGTGTTCGACTGGACGGTTCCCAAAGAATGGAACATCCGTGATGCCTATGTAAAAAATTCAAAGGGTAAGAAGATTATAGATTTCAAGAAATCTAACCTGCACGTTGTAAATTATAGCATACCGATCAAGACCAAAGTATCCCTGGCCGAGTTACGGGAACATCTTTTCACACTACCAGAGTATCCGGATTGGATCCCCTATCGAACCTCCTACTACAAGGAAAACTGGGGTTTCTGTCTAAGTCACAAGCAATTATTGGAGTTAGAGGAAGATGAATATGAAGTGTGTATTGACGCTTCCCTGGAAAAAGGTCATTTAACCTATGGAGAATATTACCTTCCAGGAAAAAGTTCAGAGGAAATCCTCCTGACCTGTCATACCTGTCATCCCTCACTTTGCAATGATAATCTCTCGGGTATTTCCCTGGTAACCTTCCTGGCCAAACAACTAGGTTCCCTTTCACTCAGATACTCCTATCGATTTCTTTTCATTCCAGGAACCATCGGTTCTATTACCTGGCTCTGTTTAAATGAAACCCATGTGTCCAGGATCAGGCATGGACTGGTAGTAGCCAACGTAGGAGATTCGGGTAAGTCCACCTATAAGAAAAGTCGCCGGGGAGATGCAGAAATAGATAAAGCGGTCAGTCACATCTTAAAGCATTCCGGTCAAGATTATGAGATTTTAGACTTCTCCCCCTATGGTTATGACGAAAGGCAGTTTTGTTCGCCTGGATTTAATCTCCCTGTGGGATGTCTCATGAGAACCCCCCAGGGTCGTTTTCCGGAGTACCACACCTCAGCAGACAATCTGGATTTCGTTCGACCGGAGTATCTGGCAGATTCCTTTTCAAAATACCTGGCCGTTTTGAATGTTCTGGAGAATAACAAGAAATATTTGAACAAAAATCCCAAGTGCGAACCCCAGTTAGGTAAAAGGGGATTATACCGGGCAATGGGAGGGCAAAAAGATGTGGGAACTTTTGAGCTGGCCCTACTTTGGGTTCTGAATCTGTCCGACGGTAACCACACGCTGTTGGATATCGCAGACAGATCTGGTTTAAAGTTCGATTTAATTAAAAATGTGGCAGACGTTCTCATGGAGCATGATTTGCTGGAGGAACTTTCAGATTAAGTAGGGGCGGAAGGCCTTCCGCCCCTACAATTTATTGCAAATCATCAAGGCCAAAGGAGAGATTCAGATGAAAGTCGTTTTATTTTGTGGTGGTCTGGGAATGCGGTTAAAAGAATATTCTGAAACCATTCCCAAGCCCCTGGTACATATCGGATACCGACCCATACTGTGGTATGTAATGAAGTATTATGCCCATTATGGATATAAAGATTTTATCCTCTGCCTGGGTTATAAGGCGGATACCATCAAGAACTATTTCCTGGATTACAAGGAGTATCTTTCCAATGACTTTATTTTATCCAATGGAGGCAGAGAGCTCCAGCTCTTCAATCGAGATATTCAAGACTGGAAAATTACTTTTGTAGATACCGGTCTAAATTCAAACGTCGGTCAGAGGTTAAAAGCCGTTGAAAAATATTTAGAAGGAGAAGAAATATTCCTGGCCAATTACACCGATGGCCTCACCGATTTTTATCTTCCGAACTTGATAGATTATTTTCTTAAAAATGATAAGATAGCATGCTTTCTCTCTGTGAGACCGAATCATAGCTTTCATATTGTTTCAGCCCAAGAGGATGGAACAGTAACCGGCATACAAAGTTTAGCTGAGTCGGATATCTGGATAAACGGGGGATTTTTCGTCTTTAAAAGGGAAATTTTCGATTACATAAAGCCGGAAGAAGACTTGGTTCAAGAACCCTTTTTGCGGCTTATTGAGAAGAAAGAACTCATCACCTGGAAGTATGAGGGATTCTGGATGTGTATGGATACCTTTAAAGATAAGCAAATTTTAGATGAGATGTATGCCCGGGGAGATACCCCCTGGGAAGTGTGGAAACCTTCTAAGCTAAGAACAAAATCAATCCAAATCTCACTCTAAAGATTAAAAAAACGAAGGGCGGAGGGCCCTCCGCCCGTACAGGGGGCGGAAGGCCTTCCGCCCCTACGGTTAAATTTCCATAATTATAAGAGATGATTATAAATGGAAACTAAATCAGTCAGATCTCTTTATCAGCTTTCAGGCCAAAGGGTGTTCGTTACCGGTGCCAGTGGATTTATCGGATCCCATTTATGTTCCCGTCTGTGTAAGAGTGGTGCAGAAGTGCATGCTATTTCCAGAATAAAACGCTCCAGAGGGGAGAGCGGCCCTTTTTGGTGGCAAGGAGATTTAGCGGAAATAGAGCAGGTTCGGAATCTTCTAAGGAATATTAAGCCCGATTTA
The genomic region above belongs to Candidatus Limnocylindrales bacterium and contains:
- a CDS encoding SDR family oxidoreductase; translation: MRVLVTGHKGYIGMVMVPMLLKAGHRVVGLDTNFYETCTFGSDVDLVPEIRKDLRDVEASDLKGFDAVIHLAALSNDPLGDLNPDLTYDINHKATVRLAEIAKQVGISRFLFSSSCSNYGAAGDALLNEEAPFHPVTAYGISKVRAEQDLVKLADDNFSPILLRSATAYGVSPRLRLDVVLNNLTASAFITGKIFLKSDGTPWRPIVHIEDISRAFLAVLQAPRELVHNQAFNVGRPEENYRIREIAEIVKQTIPHCYIEFAKDAGPDKRCYRVDSGKLIRTLPEYKPQWNARQGAEQLYKAYQQVGLTITDFEGPKYKRIDQIKKLIHEGRLDENLRWRDK
- a CDS encoding DUF4910 domain-containing protein, giving the protein MDIAQLTAILKPDEIGQEMYHLISELYPICRSITGDGFRQTLQIIKNYIPLNRYEVPTGTQVFDWTVPKEWNIRDAYVKNSKGKKIIDFKKSNLHVVNYSIPIKTKVSLAELREHLFTLPEYPDWIPYRTSYYKENWGFCLSHKQLLELEEDEYEVCIDASLEKGHLTYGEYYLPGKSSEEILLTCHTCHPSLCNDNLSGISLVTFLAKQLGSLSLRYSYRFLFIPGTIGSITWLCLNETHVSRIRHGLVVANVGDSGKSTYKKSRRGDAEIDKAVSHILKHSGQDYEILDFSPYGYDERQFCSPGFNLPVGCLMRTPQGRFPEYHTSADNLDFVRPEYLADSFSKYLAVLNVLENNKKYLNKNPKCEPQLGKRGLYRAMGGQKDVGTFELALLWVLNLSDGNHTLLDIADRSGLKFDLIKNVADVLMEHDLLEELSD
- the rfbC gene encoding dTDP-4-dehydrorhamnose 3,5-epimerase, encoding MIFKPTKLKGAYLIELERREDERGFFARSWCRREFEAHGLNPRLVQCNISFNKKKGTLRGMHYQAPPYQEAKLIRCTAGAIYDVIIDLRQNSETYKEWIAVELTAENRKMLYVPEGFAHGFQTLMDNTEVFYQMSEFYMPLYSRGIRWNDPQFKIIWPETEERIISLKDQTHPDFEVGR
- a CDS encoding class I SAM-dependent methyltransferase, encoding MINIPSCRFCGFGLRHIFVDLGMLPLCESYISEDQLNRMEPFYPLHPYVCERCFLVQLEVYVAPEEIFSEYAYFSSYSDSWVQHAKQYVEMITKRLGLNDRSLVIEPASNDGYLLQHFVAMGIPVLGIEPAANVAKAAIAKGVPTLVKFFGEELARELLAEGKQADLLVGNNVLAQVPDLNDFVKGLKVLLKPQGVITLEFPHLMRLVEENQFDTIYHEHFSYFSWFTTEKIFAKHGLKLFDVEELPTHGGSLRIYACHAGNSAQSVSERARELKSREEAAGITHLTYYTSFAEKVKETKRKLLELLIGIKRSGKSIVGYGAPGKGNILLNYCGIRSDFLDYTVDRNPYKQGKFLPGTHISIFPPDKIKETQPDYVMILPWNFKDEIMEQMAYIRNWGGQFLVPIPEPRIYP
- a CDS encoding sugar phosphate nucleotidyltransferase; protein product: MKVVLFCGGLGMRLKEYSETIPKPLVHIGYRPILWYVMKYYAHYGYKDFILCLGYKADTIKNYFLDYKEYLSNDFILSNGGRELQLFNRDIQDWKITFVDTGLNSNVGQRLKAVEKYLEGEEIFLANYTDGLTDFYLPNLIDYFLKNDKIACFLSVRPNHSFHIVSAQEDGTVTGIQSLAESDIWINGGFFVFKREIFDYIKPEEDLVQEPFLRLIEKKELITWKYEGFWMCMDTFKDKQILDEMYARGDTPWEVWKPSKLRTKSIQISL